The Onthophagus taurus isolate NC chromosome 6, IU_Otau_3.0, whole genome shotgun sequence region aagtttttttaagaaaaggatATAAGTTTGTGTCTGGTGGGTTATTAATCACATCAATAACTGATGAAATGATTTCTAACGGTAAATTAGAAATCACCAGATTGTATTGAGCTTTGTCATTCTGCACAttacaaattgaaaattttgcttCCACCTGAGTAAACCAGATTTCAGGTTTTGATATCCAAAAAGGTGGAAGTCGCACTGCagaaaaattttcggaaaAATTTTGTGTATCACCAACGTTATTATCGGGCATTTTGAATGAAACCTTGTTTAGTATCGAAGAATCaatgattgaaaatttgaagaatataATGTCTGACTTATGAGGAATAGAAACAATTGTCACTCACCCAAAAATCAGTTATTATGATGATTAGTTGTAATAGTAGGTTTCTTCTTCTCTTATTTTTCTTAGgtagatttttcttttatgaaaCGCAGATTTCTTCTTGTAGTAGATTTCTTTATTCCGTATTTCTGGTAAATTTCTTCTTGTCGTTTTTATTCCATGTGTATATTTCGTCTTCTTCTAATTCTTCTTCGATTGGTGTTTATTATAGATTTATTatatggttattattatatattttcttttttgaaaatagtcGGGGTCACCAATTATagagtatatttatttgtaactctatatttattaatcgtacaataaaatattaaaaattaaaatggagtATTTGATAGACTGTTTTATATGTGTGTCTaccagtttatttattattttatgactATAACAAAATCGCCATGGGAAAATACATTATGTTGATATAACAACCCATGGTGATATAACATGATgtttctatataaaaataataagagtgcgTGATGCGCTACATAGGGTTAAGGTGATCCAATTGGTATGTTGTACAATGAAGGGTTTATTTATCTGGTTGGTTAAAATTTCGTCGAATTCATTCAGCTTCTTATCTGCGTACTTTAATTCCGTCAGGACCACGTTGGTTAACTTTATTGGCTCCAAATATATCGGGGTGCTCAGGTTTATTTTGGCCTCGACACAGCAGTCATTCTCAAGGATATCGATTGCAGGGACGTAATGATCGGAAaggttcttcttcttctcatTAGTGGTCTCTAACATGTAGAGGTCAGTGTAACCCTTGCAGTTTGGCTGCAGACTTAACAGTCCCGTGCGTTGGACGACAACGTCCTCCATGTGATCGTCGCCGCACATGAGTGTAACTGTCGTAGGGTTCTGTAGGACGTAGATCCATTGATTAGAACTGACTGGTTTCCATGTCTGTATTTCGGCCTTGGCATTCCTTATGGGACAGTCTGTCGGAATTGATGTGGCATGCATGGACACCAGCTGGACCTCACAACAGGGGATTTCAGTTCTCTTCTTCGTCAGGATGTGCTCGCAAATGTATGTTCCAACAAGGTACTCCCTACATTTACTCAAGTCTTGCATCAGGTAATAATAGGTTTTCGGTTGAGATAGTAGGAAGTACTGATGGTTAGGTAATATATAGGAGTATATGGACATATTTTTATGCTGCATGGGCAGTGGGATCAATTGGTATAAAGTATGTGACATTTTCTCTTACAGGGgtatttttaatgcaaaaattatcaaatttcgcTCATCGATGATGATTTCAAGGCTGATCAATTTATAATACGAGAGGGAATTCCGGTAATCTGGCTTAAGAGGTAATTCATATTCACCTTTATAATTACTGAGTTCGTCGTACAAAGTTTTTGGCGTTACTAATTCAGGTGATAGAATTCCATGTTTtgctaaatttaaagaattgaTCTTTTCGTCGAATTCGCTATTTAATCTGTTTATTACTGTGGACAACGTAGTTGCGTGTTGTAATATTATGGATTCTAACTGTAAATCATTTGATTTGGATACGCTTTCTTTAGAGAGAGTATTTATTTTCTGAAGGTTTTCGTTCAACTTATTTTCACTAtcctttaaatttttgaaagagTTATTAAAGCTACGGATAGTGCttgaaataatttgtatttgaGACTTTAATAGGGTCTGTGTCTGTTTATTGTCGTCGAAGAGGGCATGTATACTGTCAGAGTAATACTTTGCGTCGTTGGAGTCTGGTGTGCCAATCAACCAATTTAAGGCAGTGGAGACCCCGTTGACTAGACCGCGACGTTTTCGGTTTGGTAAAGGAGTGCCTAAATAATGGTGGAGTATTTCTCGTTTatgattaatttcttttaattgagAGTTTAATTGATACAACTTTTGCTCGCAGAAGGCGCTTGCTTGGGCATGTTCCTTTCTATTTTTGAGTGCTAGATTACAAGAATTTCTGGATTTATCGTATAATTTGTACACGGAGTAGAGACTTTCATCTAAGAATGAAATGTTAAAGTGAGTTAGCAGGGTCAACTTGGTGTTAGACACTCTGGCGGTGCCTAAGTTATTATAGAAAATTCCACTCGTGATATTTAATTGAGTATTTTTATAATGAGAGCTAGTTATGATCGGAATGAGGGAATGCAAGAGTAAGAGAATCAGTGTCATCTGAAAAAGacggtttcaataaatttgtgTGATACTTAATCTTCCTCTTTCCAACAGCTACTTCATGTTTGGTTTTCAAAGACCCTTAGAATTTTATAAGGTCCTTTGAAATTGGGTGATAATTTCTTTGATAATTTAGGGTTGTTGCCCCTGTTTGCAACGTAACACATGTCGCCGATTTTGAATTTCACGGGATTAACCTTTCGGTCGTGACGTTCTTTGCTCGCGCTCTTGGATGGAAGCTATTATGTTTTCTCTAGCGATCTTAAAAGAGGAGTTCAGTCGCTGCTGTAGTGATTTTACGTAGTCGTCGTACGTATACCTGAGTTTTGGCTCTTGTAATAGCGAAGATGGGAGATAAGGTTTATTACCGAATAATAATTCGTATGGTCGATAGTTAGTGGATTTGTGGACGGAGCTGTTGTAGCTAAACATTGCGAAGTGCACATACTCGTCCCAATCGTTCTGTGTTGGTTTAATGTAATGTTTTAGGTAGTCCTTCAGGGTTAAGTGGGATCGTTCCAACGCTCCATTTGTTTGGGGGTGATAAGGAGTTGTGGACAAGTGTCGCGTTTTGAAAAGTTGTGTTAGATCTTTGATTAGTTGGGACATGAAATCGGGGCCTTGATCGGTCAATATCGTTTTTGGAATACCGAAATATGTAATAAGTTTTGTTCGATATGCTTGTGATCTCCATCGGTTGTTTGGTGGGTTTGAAATTGGTCTTATTAAGTTGGCAAGATTGACATTGCTTTATGTATTTCCTCACGTCACATATTCCTTTACCTTGGAGTAGGTTTTGTTGAACCCATAGTGTCCCGAAAGTTTGCTGTCATGGTTTTCTTGTAAAATCTTTTCGATTTCGGATTTGTTTTTAGGGGTCGTTTTGGTTGTGtcgaaaatagaaattttgttctctttgaataaatatttcaacatttcgTAGAGGTTTTGGCGTTTGATGTGATTGTGATTATCTGGGGGGACTACTGCGAAATTTTCGCTGCggataattttcttaaagttTTGTAGACATTTGAAGAGATCTTTGCAATCCAATTTATCGAAATGGTGGGTTGTTCCGAACAAGaggtaaaatttttgattttaactaTTGAGTTCCGTGATTCCGTTGATACTCGGGTTAGCGTTAGAGACATCAAAGTTCGAATTTATATAATCTGCGTATTGATTGGATTCATCTAAGTCTTGTGACCAGAGAAGAATAGTGGGATCTTTGAGCTTGGTTAACGGTTTACTTTCTTTATCGAACATGATAACGTCCTGATTTGTATAgtgaaatttgatgaaatcttGGTATTTGTCATCGGGTGTAGTAAAATTGATGGTTCTAAGTTCAGGTAGAAGACGGGATAATCCGTCTGTATTGCAGTTAATACGACCGGGTTTGTATTTTATGTCGTACTCGTATTCGTTCATTCTCAATCTCCAGCGAACGAGTCGAGACGAGGGATTCTGGCAATTAAACAACCACTGCAGAGGCCTATGATCTGTATAGATCGTGAACTTTCGGCCGTAGAGATAGGGCCGGAAATGTTCCATAGAATTTAGGATCGCTAATAGTTCTTTTTCAGTGGTGGAGTAATTAGTTTCGGCAGGGTTCAGAGTGCGGGAATAATATGAAATAGGTAGATCTTCACCGTTGGTAAATTGTGATAGAACTCCTCCAATACCGATATTAGAGGCATCTGTGGTCAAGACAAATTCTTTTGAGAAGTCTGGATATTGTAAAATCGGTTTTTGAACTAATTCTTGTTTCAGACGTTGAAACGCGGTTTCCTGTTCTTGGGACCACTGGTATTCAGAGtccttttttaatagtttagtAAGGGATTTAGCGATGGTTGAGAAATCCTTGATAAACTTACGATAATATCCTATCATTCCCAGGAATATACGTACTTCTTTGGGGTTTCGAGGTTTTTGTACGTTGTAAATGGCGTCAATTTTCGATGGATTTGGTTGTAAGCCTTTGTCCGAGACTTTGGCCTAAATATTGACAGGACTTGTTTAGGAATTCGCATTTATCTGGCTGAAGTTTAAGATTATTAGCTCTTAAACGGGCGAAAACGGGGCCGCTCCGTGTAATTGGAAAAAGTCGTCTCCGATGAGTCCGTCGAATGGAATTTTTGTAAGTTCATTAATGACGTGGAAAGTAGCATTGATAGATTTGTCGTGACATAGAAGGTTAAGCGTGGTTTCTCCCAGAGTCAAAACGGAAGCATTTGGATTGAGTCCTCTTAAAAAAACAGTGATTGGATTTGTAATTACGAAAGAGTCGAGGCTTGAagctttaattaaagatatagAAGCGCCAGTATTGACGAGAAATTTGAGGCTTTTGTCGCCAGATTTAGGAGTTTGATTTAAGAAGGTGACGTATGTGAGCTCGCTTGAATTAGAATAAGAATTCGAGATGGTTACATTGCGAATGACTGTAACGTGTTGGTCAGACTGTTCACGTCTGAATTGGAGTGTCTTGGCGGATTCGGGAGTTCGTGGTTCGAgggaaaattttgattaaagttCACGGTTCTTACTGGTTTTGGATGAGGTCccgttttttgattttttcgcGAATTGTTGTACTGCCTTTTGCGGCATTCTTCGATCGTGTGACCAAGATTCTTACAATATCGACATTGTTTTACATTAGAATTATGAGGTTGGTTAAGGTTAGAGCCGTTGGTGTGAGTAGAATCGAAGTTTTTACGTGGGGTGTATTCGGGTCTATTTTGTTGAgcgaaattaatttgtttgctaACAGAGAATtgctatttattttgaaaacatttgGACGTGGGATGATTTGACCTTCCACAGATCTTACATTTTTgctggttattattatatacaaGGCTTTCTCTTCCGCAATTGCGGCGGTTAAAGCGTCACCGATGCTGTTAAATTCACGGTAACGAAGCATTTGAGAAAGGCTAGGGTGAGCGTGGTACACAAAACGATTGAGCGTCATGTcttttatcattaataaacGTCCTTTGAGTTTTTGAGGGTCTGATTCGGACCCGTGGATGGTTTTAACAGGAGGTGAAACGGCTGGATGTCCTATAATCCGTACCGATTATAAAGTGATACAATTCTGTTATCTCAATCAGTGATTTATAGACTAGACCAAACAACATTCTCGATCAATATAGCTTTATTATAACCACTTGGTGATAATTGTACCACGCACTGCAATAAATCTTCATACATACAGTGTACATAGCCTTAAAAATGCCAAAATAACGATCGGGTGCGAACTTTGTGTGACCAGTAAGgaagaaattgaataaaatcgtTATGTGAAGTCCTCGATCCAGTCGCCATTGCAGATACGATAGTAGaacgttatttttattctgCCCAACGTAATTGtcgcagaaaaaaaaaacgagtgGTTGGATGTCTTTATAGTAGGTTTGCAGGTGATAATGCAGGATGGTCACTCTTTTTCGCCTATCAAGTAATTATAGCGATTTTAGTTCGTATGATATAGTTTGAAATCCTAACCTGAACTTTTTGTATATCACCGTCTTTTTCGTTGCCTTAAAGTAACCGTACCGTGCCGGGTTGTTGTGGACTGACGGGGTAACGAACCGTTTGAGCGAAATCGAATAGCAGAACCTTTGCCGTATCATTAGTATTTCCACACCAATTTTGGTAATACGCTCGTTGATTTCGGGCTTTGTGGAGATGATTGAGAAATTTATTGTGTGACGTTTTTGATCACTTCTACGTGACAAGCGCTCGATGCTGTGGCAGTTAACAGGAGGTTTGTCCTCTTGGTTTTAAAACctttattgaatttaaaactCATAGCTTCCTCCCAAAAATTCAAATGTGGTGATGTCGTTGTAATGGCATTCTTTAAAGTCTTTTCCTCCTCAGCATATAGGGTGCTGCTATTGATGCTGTCAAACAGCTTATCGCCAGAAAGTAAAAAGTCTGCTTTGCCTACAGCAGATTCAGAGAGACAAGTTCctaaagtacaaaaataatttttaaatacagtaATAATTTGCTAATTGTTACTAGTGTCGGCTCATTTGATaatgtaatattaaaatgaaaacttaCCAAACTTAACAAGTCTTTTCATTGTGGACGAAACTCTATGATAGAATACTTGCGCTGCGTGTTTTaccttatttatttaaattttgcttTGAACACATGTGCTGCTTCATCAACATTATTATATAAGGTAGAGTAGAAGTACCGGCTGTACTTGTTAGTCAATTGTAACGAAATTAATATCGGGTATAGCAGCCAAAGCCAGAATGGAGCCAGAAAGACAGAATCACCAAGCTCTCCCACTCACCCCTTCGAGAGAAGAATGTAAGGATTCTTAGCCAAATGTTTTATAACAATGGTTTCCCCAGGTCACTTGTTAACAAGCTCCTGTttaatgttactaaaaatattaatgtttctCTTACCAGACCGGTACCGTCTCGCTGTGAATTGAGATTCTCGCTCCTGCCTTTTATTCccaattaactcaaaaaatagTTTCCATTCTACATTCTGACAATGTAACAATGACAATGTAGATTACCAAATATAACTATAGACCTATGCGACAGCTTTTCACCAACCTCAAGGACCCTACTCCAACCACTTTGAAGTCCAATGTCGTTTATAAAATTCCCTGTGGTGTGTGTAATGCTGTATATGTGGGTACGACTTCACAGTATCTAAAGAAACGCCTCAGTCAACATGAAGTGGATTGCCGTAACCACAGGGACAATAAGTCTGCCCTGGTTAACCACTACCTTTCCACGGGTCACAACTTCGACTTCGATGCGGGCTCGATACTCTGTCAAAAGCCCAACTATAAGAAAAGGCTTTTCCTTGAAATGGTTTATATTAATCAAGAACAGTCCTCGATCAACTCAAGGACTGACACCAAAAATTGAGCATCATCTATAAATATCTTTTGTCCAAGAATGGCCACCCCCCCAACCCTGAAGTTTCGGGGATTTTCTTCTAACCTTGGTTTTTTTGAGTCCTTTGAAATTTCCCGCTAATTTGTCGATATATCGACCCCGTTATGCGCTTGCGCGTCCTTCGGCAATATGGCGTACGTCTTTTTAACGTGGTTGTACGTTTCTGAAGCTCTTAGAGTTTTTGGTTTTCTCCTCTCTTGTGTTTTGGTTTTCACCTGCCTTGTGACTTTCGTTAGTTTTTTTGACGCCCCCGCCGCCTGGTTTTCCTGTTCTTTTGCTGGTTGTTCAGCGGTCTTCAACCGTTGACATCctcttaacctcactttttttggCGCTCTGTCAGTAAGTTGATTGCGtttgattttgttgttatcattgttcattttttgatttattgtaCTTTTTGTAGATTTAATGTTCTGCTGAAGGCCTAAATAAAGACCGAAAGCTAAACGTTATAAAAGgatagttttcttttaatccaGCGCTTTGGCTGCTATACCCGATATTAATTTCgttacaattattatataatgtaataattgcAGGGCTAATGCTTTGATAGTAGGAGAGGAAGGttttaaaaaaccaaatgtttcaacaacaaaattttatttacaataaaaacaacaataataaaagtgCAGACGCGAAaagggttgtcgatcaaaactACAACGCGACGGTAAGACGGTAACTGATGAACTGATGGTAACTGCTAACTGATCTCTCCGGACCGATCTTGGTTCCTTTTATCCCTAGGTATCTAGTAATATCCCCGGTGAAAGTTTTCTTCGAGTCCTTGTCTGGACCAAAAGGATCTGCTGTCCAGATGTACGGAGAGAGTTCTTCTGAATGGTTTCGAACGCTTTCTGGCGTCCAGATGTTCGCCACGGAGAGCGTCCAGTAACATCTCCGGTGAAAGCTTTCCGGGAACCCTTTTCCTGGACCAAAAGGGTGTCCTGCCCAGATGACCGGAGAGAGTTTTTTTTGAATGGTTTAGAAAGTTCTCTGGCGTCCATATGTTCGCCACAATAATGTCCTTCCATGATGCTATTTGATCTCCCTCTTTCCATCGAAACTTAATGTAAGTAGTTGTATGTAATTAAGCAAATGAGGTCCATCAAATAAAGGTACTACCTCTTTATCATTGACTGCAAAACCAAATAATCGAATTTCTCATTTTGCTCAGCATAGCTTCTATTTGTTTCATCAAGTAGCATTTTTATAGCTGGTCGTCTCGCACTGTTGCAACCACAGTCAAGCCAATGGCAtgcaaagaaaaaataatactatttacatttttaacaatgtTGGGCGCGTTCATTCCATTTTCAGAAAAGAAAATAGCTATTGGTTGCGtccatttcttcttttcttgtttaagttatataaaatctttattcggCGTTAAATTTAGATTGAATTATCggagaaaaatttttgaattgaagAACTATCTTATCAAAATTCAACCATGCTCCTgctgttaatttttaaaaaagtaacgcAAACAAGATCCAATTTCTTGGGGTCCTCGCGTCTATCCCCACGTTGTGAATTCCAAAGCTGTCTCTTGTAATACACTATTCCAGTACTCAACACAGGGGTAGGTAGGGTTTTCATTAAGTCAATGGTGATTGCAGTGACATCAGCAAATGATTTTGCGAAGGTCGTATCATCTTTTAATCAGGATGAAGGTCAGCTATGCCGTAGCAAACGGTAACGCCCTACTACGGAGCTCATTTCTCTCTTATATTTCGGGGAGTGCATATATTATAGTGTTCAACAAAAGTATTTGTACACAGTGTTCTTTTTGTTATGCTTATTTGATCTCGTTTTTAGATGCTTTTTGGAtctgtattttgttttttggatGTCAATCACATCTTCATTCATTTCTGTTCAAGATTCTTCATCTTTTGCTGTTTCACTATCAAAactttcttttcctttttttttctaattacttTCAGTGTTATGatgaga contains the following coding sequences:
- the LOC139430194 gene encoding uncharacterized protein, with the translated sequence MSIENEDKENDVMESMRPEPIPEKKKNRRYAEPAMKKRNLSIYLWDPGSVHDARVFENSPIHNTLSTSNEEEHILGDSAYPLSDHVNVPFKDNGHLTGAQKHFNKIHSKCRVCIEHKFGLLKQRFRQLYHLKLRNPERHPAVSPPVKTIHGSESDPQKLKGRLLMIKDMTLNRFVYHAHPSLSQMLRYREFNSIGDALTAAIAEEKALYIIITSKNQFSVSKQINFAQQNRPEYTPRKNFDSTHTNGSNLNQPHNSNVKQCRYCKNLGHTIEECRKRQYNNSRKNQKTGPHPKPAKVSDKGLQPNPSKIDAIYNVQKPRNPKEVRIFLGMIGYYRKFIKDFSTIAKSLTKLLKKDSEYQWSQEQETAFQRLKQELVQKPILQYPDFSKEFVLTTDASNIGIGGVLSQFTNGEDLPISYYSRTLNPAETNYSTTEKELLAILNSMEHFRPYLYGRKFTIYTDHRPLQWLFNCQNPSSRLVRWRLRMNEYEYDIKYKPGRINCNTDGLSRLLPELRTINFTTPDDKYQDFIKFHYTNQDVIMFDKESKPLTKLKDPTILLWSQDLDESNQYADYINSNFDVSNANPSINGITELNS